GTGGCCGTTCGTGGCGGGAGAGGCGTGCTTGTGTCAGCTGAAGTGCAACCTGCCGCGACCGGCCAGCAACTCGCGATGCAGGATGCTGACGATACATTCCGGCAATCGGAAGAAATTCTGAAGTCGCTCAACGAAAGTGCTAACGCCGCCAAGGCACTGCTGGCGGAAGTCGAAAGGCAACGGTCACTTGTCGAACAAAATTTGTCGCAGCTTGGAAAGTCCGTAGTCGTCGCGACTGCACCGGACGGCATGGGACTCGCCAGCGGCAGCGACTTTCTGCTTGCAGCGCGCAAACAACTTTTCGTTACTGCGGGCGACGGACTTGACATCGGTGTTATGAAGCGCATTGCGATCGCTGCAGGCGAAGCGCTCTCCCTTTTTGCAGCAAAGTTCGGTATCCGCATTTTTGCCGCAAAGGGGAAGGTCCAGATCCAGGCACAGGGTGACGCAATGGAACTGATGGCACTCAAGAATGTAACGATAAGCTCGTCCACCGAAGAAGTGATGATCACAGGATCAAAGGGTATCACCCTGGGTGATGGTGCGGGTGCCTACATCAAGATCGCTAACGGACGCATCGAACTGGCCAGCCCGAGTGGTCAAGTCGATGTGAAGGGCAATCTGGAAGTGAACGATCCGGCTGGTGGGAATTTTCCGTTCCCACGCTGGGTAGATTCCGCCCCGAAGGACGTGAAGAGCAATCCGGGTTTCGGTTTTTCTGAATAGGCTATTCCATGGCGAACACCACTTCGTCGCCGAATACGGCAACACCACCTCTCAAGCAGATCGCGTTCGCATTCCCGTTCCGTAAGAAGGGGAACGGCAGCGGTGCCTCAGCAACGGATATCACCGACGAGCACGAAATGCATCTGCTCCTGAAGCAGGAGCCGTCGGGAACGTTTGCAGTAAGTGGCAAGGGCATGTGGCATGGGGGCATCCATATCAGCGAAGCTGGCGCAGGTCGGTCGCTGGATCTGAAGGGTGGCGTGCGCTGTCTCGCCGACGGCGAGGTTGTGGCGTGGCGCCTGGACCGTAGCTACCCGGTAAGTACCCTGCCGGCCCGGAATGGCCAGGCCGAAACCCGCGCGGCGTACAGCACGGGGTTTGCGCTGGTGCAGCACACCATGGAATTCCCCCGCGGTACGACGCTGATCTTCTACAGCCTGTACATGCACCTCCAGGATTTTGCAGGTTATCAGGCAGATCCGGCACTCCCGTGGCCGGGGTACTGGTCTGCCAGCATGCAAGTGACAGAAGACACGATCGACCGGCCCACGGCTGGGATAAATGGCCAGCCTGCGCCGGCCGAACAGGTCGGGCTGCGCGTCAGGACAACCAGGCCAAACGGAACCCCTGTAGGCATTCTTCCGAGAGGCACCCAGGTCACGCTTTCCAGGCAGGAAGGAGACTGGGGGCAGATAGCGGACGATCCAGGCGCTCTCTACCCCCCTGCTGCCGGGGGCTTCGTTTCTTCGCATGCCGCAAAGGGAAAATGGATCTTCCTTGGAAAAGAACATGGTCACTCAGGTCCGGTTGTGCAAAAGGTTATGCCCGATTCGGCCTTCGACTGCGTGAATGTTGTACCGCAGGCACAACGCATCAAGGTAAAGGCTGGCGACGTGATCGGTTATCTGGGCCGCTACGATTCGCTGCGCGCTGCAACGTCAAATCGCCTGGTCCATATCGAAGTCTTCTGTGACGAGAGCATCAGGCAGTTCATCGATGCCGGACGGAACTGGGTCCGATCGAACGGTGCGAACCCAAATCAATGGAACCAGCTCGGACTGCCTTCGGATCCCACCATTCTGCGCATTCAGGAAGGGACAACGCTCTTCCACGATCACGGCCAACAGGGCCAGGACGCAAAGAAGACGGATGTAATCCAGGTCGAAACTTTCGCGGCACTGCAGGGCGTCACTGGAAACCCCTGGCCGGAGACGGCACCGGGCTCGGACGGTCACAAACGCAACTGGTGGAAAGTCGACAGCGCAGACATGCAGCGCAACGCCATTACAGGCTGGGTGCGTGAGGACAGCTTTGCCGGCGGCCGGGTTACGCGCGAGCATTCGCAAAGCTGGATCGACTTCAAACTTCATGACGAGGACCACGATCCCACGCACACCATCTTTGCGACGACGGCCAGCTACGTCGATTACGAGACCGGAACTGGCGACCCCAGTGCAGGGAGTGTCGGTAAGCTGAGCCCTCTCATGAGTGCGCTCTACCGTGCTTTGTATCCGAACGGTGACAGCGCGCATGCGGTCGAGGAACTCAGCAATATTGCACAGAATCCGCAGGGCAGTGTATTCCCGTGGGTTGCCTTCCGGGCATCGCGTCTCATTCCGAAGCACGAAAGTGAATGGGCCAATCCGGCGAAGTGGCAGGAACTGGTCAGTGCAATCGAGGAACGTACAGCACAGCAGCCCGAGCACGAAGAGGAAAAGAAGCGCATCGCCAAGCTTGTCTGGTGGGAAGACGTCCAGGCCGGCGTTCCGGGGTTCCCGGGCCCCGACGTCTTCCACATTCATCCGGTTGCGTTGGTGGGGAATTTTTGGATAAGTTCAGACCTGATAACTCTCGAAATGCTAAGTGCAGTAGATCCAAACGGATCAATGGACTACCACCGACAGATACTCCCGTATCTAAACAAATACGCGAAAGGCTATGCAGTTACGACCCCGAGGAGAATTGCTCATTTTCTCTCTCAGGTCGCAGTGGAAAGTCAGTTCAAGAACATCGAAGAACAACTCGACTATTCGGCTAAAAGGATGAAAGAAGTCTACGGATGTAAGTCACCACCTCATGGAAATCATACTGCGAGATCACATATAGCGAATGGCGATGTTGTGTGTAATTTTGGACAGCTTCGTCCAGCATTGTGGACCAATACCAGTCACTACGCACACAATCCAGAAAATTTGGCGAACTACGTTTATGCGGGCAGATACCAAAATGGTTCCGAAGAAAGTGGTGATGGGTACAAGTACAGGGGGCGAGGTCTCATTCAAACAACATTCAAATCTAACTATGAAGTATTCAATAGGGAGCATAATAACCGCTTTCCCGAAGATCAAAGGAATTTTATTGACAATCCAGATCTCTTGCTCTCGTATCTTGAATACGGAGTGGAATCTGCTTTCGTCTATTGGGCTGTAACGCGCAGCGTGAGTCCGGTTGCGGATAGCGGAGACGTTGCGGCCGTAACACAACAAATCAACGGAGGACAAAATGGGCATGCTGAGAGACTTGCCGCATATAACAAAATTTCACCACTTTTGGGGCTCGCACAAGAATCGAATTAAACCTATTCTCAAGCGTTTGTCTTGGCACGTATTGTTATGGCTCGTCACGTTAGGTTATGCAAGCGCCGAAGAACCAGTTGCCTGTCCCATTGTGTCGCCAGCAATGGGGGTATTTTCTAGCGATAAAATATACAGAGATTCGATTGTTGCAATCGAAAAAAATGACGAAGATAAAACGATAAATCTATCGTTATACCGACCGGATGGAAATGGTTGCAAAAGGATGGTCTTCGCGAAATACCCAAAAGAAGGGGGGGCTCCAAATGTCGATTCTATTTTCTTCCTGAAAGTCAAAGGGAGCCAGAATATATTCACAATTGTTCATTGGGATGTCAATTCTCGAGGTATTGGCACATACGGGAAATATTACCAAATATATTCATATATCGATGATGGACGGGGGGGGTTAATGGAAAATGAAGACGTGGTTAATAATAGTGCGATGACTGGGATGGAT
The genomic region above belongs to Paraburkholderia sp. HP33-1 and contains:
- a CDS encoding glycoside hydrolase family 19 protein, coding for MANTTSSPNTATPPLKQIAFAFPFRKKGNGSGASATDITDEHEMHLLLKQEPSGTFAVSGKGMWHGGIHISEAGAGRSLDLKGGVRCLADGEVVAWRLDRSYPVSTLPARNGQAETRAAYSTGFALVQHTMEFPRGTTLIFYSLYMHLQDFAGYQADPALPWPGYWSASMQVTEDTIDRPTAGINGQPAPAEQVGLRVRTTRPNGTPVGILPRGTQVTLSRQEGDWGQIADDPGALYPPAAGGFVSSHAAKGKWIFLGKEHGHSGPVVQKVMPDSAFDCVNVVPQAQRIKVKAGDVIGYLGRYDSLRAATSNRLVHIEVFCDESIRQFIDAGRNWVRSNGANPNQWNQLGLPSDPTILRIQEGTTLFHDHGQQGQDAKKTDVIQVETFAALQGVTGNPWPETAPGSDGHKRNWWKVDSADMQRNAITGWVREDSFAGGRVTREHSQSWIDFKLHDEDHDPTHTIFATTASYVDYETGTGDPSAGSVGKLSPLMSALYRALYPNGDSAHAVEELSNIAQNPQGSVFPWVAFRASRLIPKHESEWANPAKWQELVSAIEERTAQQPEHEEEKKRIAKLVWWEDVQAGVPGFPGPDVFHIHPVALVGNFWISSDLITLEMLSAVDPNGSMDYHRQILPYLNKYAKGYAVTTPRRIAHFLSQVAVESQFKNIEEQLDYSAKRMKEVYGCKSPPHGNHTARSHIANGDVVCNFGQLRPALWTNTSHYAHNPENLANYVYAGRYQNGSEESGDGYKYRGRGLIQTTFKSNYEVFNREHNNRFPEDQRNFIDNPDLLLSYLEYGVESAFVYWAVTRSVSPVADSGDVAAVTQQINGGQNGHAERLAAYNKISPLLGLAQESN